The window GTTCGCCGTCATCGACAACGGCCCCGGGATTGCGCCGGAGTACCACGAGCGCATCTTCGGGATCTTCCAGATGCTCGAAGCGCGCGACAAGGTTGAGGGAACGGGGATCGGGCTTTCCATCGTCAAGAAGCTGGTGGAGAGCCGCGGCGGGCGGGTGTGGGTGGAATCCGAAGAGGGAGCGGGGAGCACCTTCCGCTTCCTGTGGCCCCAGGCGCATGAGGAGAGCACCGGGAATGAATGACAAGCTGCTGAACATCCTGCTGGTGGAAGACGACGAGGTGGACGTCATGAACATCCGCCGCGCCTTCAAGAAGGGGAACATCTCCAACCCGCTCTTCGTGGCGGGGAACGGCCTTGAAGCGCTCGAGATGCTGCGCGGCGACGAGCTGCCGCGCACCCGGCGCCTGGTTCTGCTCGACCTGAACATGCCGCGCATGAACGGCATCGAGTTCCTGCGCGAATTGCGCGCGGACCCGGATCTGAGCCCCACGCCCGTGGTGGTGCTCACCACCTCCGACGCGGAGCGCGACAAGGTGGAGGCGTACAACCTCCACGTGGCGGGCTACCTGCTGAAGCCCGTCACCTTCAGCAACTTCTGCGAAACGATGGCCTCCCTCAACAAGTACTGGGCGCTCGTGGAGATGCCGTGACCGAGCCACTGGATCCGCCCGCCGTCTCCACCGGGGATGCGCAGCCGCGGCTGCGCATCCTTGTGGTGGACGACGACCGGGTGGACCGGATGGCGATTCGCCGTGCGCTCGCGCGCGCGGGGGTGGACGCGGCCGTGGACGAAGCCGAAGCCGTCCCCCAGGCGCTGGCGCTGGCCGTGGCCGGCGCGTACGACTGCGTCTTCCTGGACTACAACCTCCCCGGCGGCAACGGCCTCACCCTGCTGCGCTCCATACGCGCGGCCGGGGTGGACGCGCCGGTGGTGATGCTCACCGGGCAGGGCGACGAGCGGGTGGCGGTGGCGCTGATGAAGGCGGGCGCCGCGGACTACCTCCCCAAGGACGGCATCACCCCCGAGCGGCTGGCGGCCTCCCTGCGCTACGCCGTAGAGCTGAGGCGCGCCGAGACGGAGACGCAGGCCGCCCAGGAGGAGCTGCGCGCCAGCGCCGAGCGCACCCGCTTCCTGGCCGAGGCGAGCCGCGTGCTGGCCGACTCGCTGGACATGGACGCCACCCTGCGCGCGGTGGCGCGGCTGGCCGTGCCCGTGCTGGGCGACTACTGCGTCATCTACCTCACGCAGGAGAACGGCGAGCACCGCGGCGTGGCGGCCGCCCACGCGGACCCGGAGAAGGAGCCGCTGGTGCGCGCGCTGGAGCGGCACTACCGCCCCACCCGCGACCACCCCACCAGCTACGTGGCCGACGCCATCCGCTCCGGCGAGGTGCGCCAGGTGGCCGTGGTGCCGGACGAGCACCTGACGACCATCGCCCGCACGCCGGAGGAGCTGGAGGTCTTCCGCGCTCTGCGCTCGCAGGCGGGTCTATTCGTGCCGCTCGCCGCCCGAGGCCACGTGCTGGGCGCCATCGGCCTCCTGCGCACGGTCCCGGGCTCCACCTACACCCCCGCCCAGGTGGCGCTGGCCGAGGACCTGGCCCGGCGCGCGGCGGTGGCCATCGACAACGCGCGCCTCTTTGAAGACGCCGCCCAGGCCCGCGCCGCAGCCGAGGAGGCGAACCGGGCCAAGAGCGAGTTCCTGGCGCGCATGTCGCACGACCTGCGCACCCCCCTCAACGCCATCGGCGGCTACGCGCAGCTGGTGGAGATGGGGGTGCAGGGCCCCGTCACCGAGCTGCAGCGCGAGGCGATGGGGAGGATCGTGCGCGCGCAGGAGCACCTCCTTACCCTGATTAACGACATCCTCAGCTTCGCGCGATTGGAAGCCGGTCAGGTGCAGATCGAGATCGCGGCGGTCCCCCTGCGCGAGACGATCGAGGAGCTGCGTCCCCTGGTACAGCCGCTCTTCGCCAAGCGCGGCGTGGCGCTGGAGCTGCGCGCGCCCGACGCCGCCCTCCACGTGCTGGCCGACGGCGAGCGGCTGATCCAGGTGTGCCTCAACCTGCTGACCAACGCCGCCAAGTTCACCGACTCGGGCGGCCGCGTGGTGCTCGAATGCGTCCCCGCCGACGGCACCGTCGCCCTCCGCGTGAGCGACACCGGCCGCGGCATCCCGCCGGAGCGGATGGAGGCGATCTTCAGCCCGTTCATCCAGGCCGGCAACTCCGACGCGGAGACGCGCCAGGGCGTGGGCCTGGGCCTCGCCATCAGCCGCGAGCTCCTCCGCCTGATGAACGGCACCCTCTCCGTGGAGAGCGTGGTGGGCGAGGGCACGACCTTCGTGGTGCAGCTGGCGCGGGCGCCGGAGGCCCTCACCCCCCCGACCCCCCTCACGGGCTAACAGATGGCCTCACACAGAGCCACGGAGGAAACTGAAAGAACGAACAAGGGGTTCTCTGTGCCCTTGCCTTTCCCTCTGTGTCTCTGTGTGATGCTTTTCTTCCGTTATTCTTCTCTCCTATGAGCGTTCCGGACGCGGTGGTGGTGGGCTCGGGGCCCAACGGGCTGTCGGCTGCGATCGCGCTGGCGCGGGCGGGGCGCTCCGTCGTCGTACGCGAGGCGGCGGACACCATCGGCGGCGGGATGCGCACGGAAGAGCTGACGCTCCCCGGCTATCTGCACGACGTCTGCTCCATCGTGCACCCGCTCGCGCTCTCCTCTCCCTTCTTCCGCACGCTGCCGCTAGAGGAGCACGGGCTGGAGTGGGTGCACTCCCCCGCCTGCCTGGCGCACCCGTTCGACGATGGTTCCGTGGCGATGCTGGAGCGCTCCATCGAGGCCACCGGTGCCACGCTCGGCCCCGATGCGCGGGCGTGGAAGAAGCTGCTCGGCCACTGGACGGACCGCTGGCTGACGCTGGCGGAGGACGTGCTGGGCCCGCTGGAGTTCCCCGACCACCCCTTTCTCCTGGCCCGCTTCGGCCTCACCGCCGTGCGCCCCGCATACGGCCTGGCGAAGCGCGCCTTCCGTGGCGACCGGGCCCGCGCGCTCTTTGCCGGGAACGCGGCGCACTCCATGGTCCCGCTCACGCAGTCTCCCACGGCGGCGTTCGGGTTGACGCTGGCGGCGGCGGGGCACGCGGTGGGTTGGCCGATCGCGCGCGGCGGGTCGCGGAGCATCGCCGCCGCGCTGGCGTCGTACTTCCGGTCGCTGGGCGGCGAGATCGTCACCGGCGCGCCCGTGGACGACGTGGACGAGCTGCGCGGGGTCGGCACGATCCTCCTGGACCTGACGCCGCGGCAGGTGCTGCGCATCGCAGGGCACCGGCTGCCGGCGCGCTACCGAGGGGCGCTGGAGCGCTACCAATACGGCGCCGGCTCGTTCAAGATGGATTGGGCCCTCTCCGAGCCGATCCCCTGGCGCTCCCCGGAGTGCCGCCGCGCCGCCACCGTCCACCTCGGCGGCACCCTCGACGAGATCGCCGCCTCCGAGCACGCGCCGCTCGCCGGCGAAGTCCCGGAGAAGCCGTTCGTCCTCCTGGTGCAGCCCACCCTCTTCGATCCGACGCGCGCGCCGGAGGGGAAGCACGTCGCGTGGGCGTACTGCCACGTCCCTTTCGGCAACGACGTGGACATGACGGAGGCGATCGAGGCGCAGATCGAGCGCTTCGCCCCCGGCTTTCGCGACGTGGTGCTCGCGCGCAGCGTGATGCCGCCCTCCGCGCTGGAGCGCCACAACCCGAACCTGGTGGGCGGCGACATCAGCGCGGGCGCCATGACGCTGCGGCAGGTCTTCTTCCGCCCGGCCTTTCGCCGCAACCCGTACTCCACGCCGGTGGACGGACTCTTTCTCTGCTCCGCTTCCACCCCTCCCGGCGGCGCCGTCCACGGCATGTGCGGCTACTACGCCGCCCGCGCGGCCCTGCGCCGCCCGCTGGCCGCGCCGAACGCCTGATGGTCCGCCGAATGTTGCGCGGCCGGCGAATGTCGCGGCGGTGGCGGGCACGGGCAGCCACGCGGGGCGGCCCCTACAGGTGACGGTGCATACGGCGAGGGTCGAGGGGGAGGCAAGGGTGGGCAGACACGCAGGTCTGCGCCTACGGGGTTGGTGCGAAGGGCGGAGGTCGGGGCGGTGGAGAGGGCGGGCGCGATGAATCGCGCCCCTACGGGATCGGTGTGAAAGGCGGGTGGCGGAGACGGGTTGGGCAGCGTGCAACGCGCTTCTCCGCGTGCTGCACCGCGTGTACATTGGGCCGAGCGGGCCCCTCCGGCGTTCTCCCCTCAACATTCCCGCCCCATGACCATCCCCCGACTCCTCCTCGCGCTCGCGGCCGCGCTCTGCGTACTGGCCAGGCCCGCCGCGGCGCAGTCGATGGACCCCGCCAAGTGGGTGCTGATCCAGGACGACAACGTGTTCATGGATACGTCCACCGTCGTGCCGGCGGAGGGCGGGGGGAAGCGCGTGTGGATTCGCGCGGTGTTCGCGGGGGAGGAGGAGTGGCCGAGCGCGCGGGAGGTGAAGTACAACGCACTGTACTACGAGCGCGTCTACCGGTGCGACACATTCCACTGGGTGACGCTGCGGCACCAGGCGTATCTGAACGAGCGGATGGTGCGCAACATCCCCAACATCTTCGCGGGCCACATGAACGACGGGCGCACCAACCAGGAAGGGGTCTTCAAGATCGTATGCGAGCGCATCGCGGGACGATGAATCGCGCCGCGTTCGGAGTTCTCCCCCTCACCCGCCCTGCGCCCCCGCAGGCGGGGGAGGGGGCTGGGGGGAGGGGGCCACCGTGATGATCACGAACTTGGACGTCGGGGTGTTGCTGCGCGCGGCGACGCTGCCGATGGGGACCAGGACGTTGGTCTCGGGATAGTAGGTGGCGGCGCAGCGGCGGGGGATGGGGTACTTCACCACGATGAAGCGCCGCGCCACCCGTTCCTCCCCGCGGAAGTGGCTCGTCAGGTCCACCACGTCGCCCGCGTTCAGACCCAGCTCGCGGATGTCCTCTGGATTCATCATCACGACGCGGCGCTCGTTGTAGATGCCGCGGTATCGGTCGTCCAGGCCGTAGATGGTGGTGTTGAACTGGTCGTGGCTGCGCATCGACATCATCACCAGCTGCCCTGGCTCCAGCTCGACGGGCCGGATGCGGTGCACGGTGAAGTTGGCCTTCCCCGTCGTGGTGCTGAACTCGCGGCGGTCGCGCGGGAGGTTGGGGAGCGTCAGCTCGCCGTGCTCGCGCAGGCGGCGGTTGTAGCCGTCGAAGCCGGGGATCACCCGCTCGATCAGGTCGCGGATGCGGTCGTAGTCGGCGATCAGCGAGTACCACTCCACCTGGTTGCGCGCGCCGAGCGTGGCGGTGGCCAGGAGCGCGATGATGGTGGGCTCGCTTTTCAGGTGCGGCGACGCGGGGTCCAGCACGCCGCGCGACGTGCGCACCACGCCCATCGAGTTCTCGGCGGTCACGAACTGCTCGCCCGTGAGCTGCACGTCGCGCTCGGCGCGGCCGATGGTGGGAAGGATCAGCGCCTGCCTCCCGGTAACCAGGTGTCCGCGGTTGAGCTTGATGGAGACGTGCGCCGTCAGGCGGCAGCGGCGCATGGCCGCGGCGGTGTACTCCGTGTCCGGCCCGGCGGAGAGGAAGTTGCCGCCCATCCCAAAGAACACCTTCACCTTCCCCGCGTGCATCGCCTTGATGGTCTCCACGGTGTCGTAGCCGTGGTGGCGCGGCGGGTCGAAGCCGAACTCCCGCTGGATGGCGTCCAGGAACCGGTCCGGCATCCGCTCCCATATGCCCACCGTGCGGTCGCCCTGCACGTTGCTGTGGCCGCGCACGGGGAGCGCGCCCGCGCCCTTTTTCCCGATGCTCCCCTTGAGAAGCAGCAGGTTCACGATCTCCTGGATGGCGCTCACCGCGTCCGGCTGCTGCGTGAGCCCCATCGCCCACGCCACGATGATGCGCTCGTGTTGCATCACCACCTCCGCCACGGTGCGGATCTGCGCGCGCTCCACCCCGCTCTGCTCGATGATCAGGTCCCAGCTCTCGGCGCGCAGGTCCTCGACGAACGCCTGGTAGCCGTGCGTGTGGGTGCGGATGAAGTCGTGGTCGAAGACGGTCCCCGGGCGCCGCACCTCCTCCTCCAGCATCTCCTTGAGCACGCCCTTCAGGAGCGCCACGTCGCCCGCGATGCGCACCGGCACAAAGAACTCGGCGATGGGGGTGCCGTCGCCCACCAGCACGCTCAGGATGCGGCCGGGGTGCTTGAGGTCCTGCGGGTGCTTGAAGTGGTTCAGCCCCGTCTCGGGAAGGGGGTTGATGGCGATGATCTTGCCGCCGTTGCGCTTCAGCCGCTGGAGCGCGGTGAGCATGCGCGGGTGGCACGATCCCGGGTTCTGGCCGATGCTGATCAGCAGGTCGGCGTGGTGCACGTCGTCCAGCGTCACCGTGCCCTTGCCGATCCCGATGGAGTCGGTGAGGGCGCTGCCGCTGGACTCGTGGCACATGTTGCTGCAGTCCGGCAGGTTGTTGGTGCCGAAGTGCCGCACGAAGAGCTGGTAGAGGAACGCCGTCTCGTTGGCCGTGCGCCCGGAGGTGTAGAACGCCGCCTCGTCCGGCGAGTCCAGCGCCCTGAGCTCCTTCGCCACCAGCCCGAGCGCCTCTTCCCAATCGATCGGCTCGTAGTGCGTGGCGCCCTCGCGCAGCACCATCGGGCGGTCGATGCGCCCCTGCTTCGCCAGCCAGTAGTCGGACCTCTCGGATAGCTCGGCGACGCTGTAGCGGCGAAAGAAGTCGGGGTCGATCAGCTTCCGCGTGTTCTCCTCGGCGGTGACCTTTGCGCCGTTCTCGCAGTACTCCGCGAACGCCGGCCGCTCGCCGGCGGGCGGATCGGGCCACGCGCAGCTCTGGCAGTCGAAGCCGCCCTCCTGGTTGAGCTTCTGTAGCATGCGCGCGCCGTCCGCGGCGCCCATCTCGTTGAGCGTGTACTTCATCGCAACGCGCACGGCGTTGATCCCCGCGGCGGTCTTCTGCACCTCGCCCAGGCGCAGCCCGGTGTGCTCCGCCGGCGGCTGCGCGTGGATGCGGCCGTGGAACGCCTCGCCGGCGGCCGTGGCGGGGGGTTCTCCGGCGCGCGCCATCTCTCGCCGCACCCCACCCTCGCTGGCGAGGCCGATCTTGGCGCTCTCCCACGCGTTGGCCTGCTCCCCGTTCGGCACGTCCCCCCGGATCGCCCCCTGCTCCGGCTCCACCGACGCCCGTTCCTCCAGCTCCTTCCTCTCTGCCGGGTCGATGTTGCTGTGCTCGGTCATCGGTGCTCCAGTGGGCGGATCGTTGGCGTGAGCGGCCGCGCGCTGCAACAACCATACTTTTCCTCAGCGGCTGACGCGCCCCACCTGGGGCAGCGGCGGGACATCCACGGGCCGCGCGGAAGAGGTACGGCAGTGCGGCGCAAAGACTTACGATCAGGTATGGAAGGTGCCCTGGCGGCACATCAAGAGGCTCCTTCCCGTTCCCCGCGCACCCCCCTCCCATGACGCGCTCCGCCCTCGCCATCCGCGCCGCGGCGCTACTCGCGCTGCTCGCCACCCCCGCCGCGGTGTACGCCGGCCGCTCCGCCCCGGTGGCCCTGCCTGCCGCGGCACCGCAGTACGTGCTGCGCATGCACGCCATCAAGGTATCCAACGACGACGGATCGCAGGCCACCGACATCACCCCCGCGCAGGTGCAGCAGTGGGTGCAGAAGGCCAACCAGGTCTTCGCCGCGTCGTCGGCCGACATCCGGATCGAGTGGAACCCCAGCCCCACCGGGCCGGACTGGGAGGAGCTGAAGAGCACCCTCCTCAACCACTTCGGCTCCAGCAGCGACTCCCCCGCGACCAAGGCGGCCAACGAGATCGCGGCGAAGTACCCGGGGAAGATGGTCGTCTTCTTTCGCCGCGACAACGGCGGCGGCAACACGGGCAACGGCTGGTCGAGGGGTCCGCAGACCGGGGTCAACTTCATCGCCATGCCCGGCTTCGCCCCGTCCACCGTCACCGCCGACGTGACCCCCAACGTGGCGGACGGAGAGAAGTCGGTGCAGAACATCTGGCAGCTGGTGCACGACATCGGGCACTTCCTGAACCTGCCGCACACCTTTCCGGGGTCGCAGGACGGGGGCACCGGGACCATGGCGCTGGCGGCCGCGTACATCCGTGACAACGGCGGCGAGCAGAGCGCGCTTGACGGCGACGGGATCGCCGACACCCCGGCGGAGGCGGGCACCACCTTTTTCAAGAACCAGAGCTGGGCGTTCTGCAGCGGCAACAACACGTACACCATCAGCGGCACCAAGACGTCCGGGCAGGCGTTCAGCTACACGTACTCGCCGGCGCGCAACAACATCATGAGCTACTTCGCCTGCGAGCCGATGACGTTCACGGCCGGGCAGGTCCAGCGGATGAGGGCCGCGCTCCAGCATCCCAACCGGCGCATGCTGATCGTGCCGCCCTGCTTCGCGGACTTCACGGGGCTGCCGGCGGCCGGCTTCCAGACCTGCTTCAACTACTGGGTGCACCGCGGGCTGTGGCCGGTCACGCTGGCCAGCCACCGGGTGGGGAGCAACACCTTCTTCGCCGCGTCGTTCCAGCCCGGCGCCGACCGCCCCGTGCGGTCGATGATGACCCAGCCGGAGTTCCAGCAGGCCTTCGAGAGCTTCCGCGCGAACGGCTTCCGCCCGGAGCGCATCCACGTGCTCGCCACCCCCAACGGCCCCCGCTTCAACGCGATCTGGGCGCCGATCCAGGGGCAGTTCGAGGTGCGGCTGGGCCAGACGCAGGCGCAGTTCGCGGCGTTCTGGACGCAGATGCACAACAGCGGCTTCGTGAACACGGAGGTGGCGGGCTACTTCACCGCCGCGGGCCCCATGTACGCCGGCGTGTGGGTGAAGCGCCCCACGCAGGGCGATGCCACCTACGTGGGGATGACGGCCGCGGAGTACCAGAAGCGCTTCGAGGAGATGTGGGCCAACGGGATGCGTCCGGTGCGCTTCACCGCGTACAACGTGGGCGCGGAGACGCGCTACGGGGCGATCTGGGAGAAGGTGCCGGGCCACTGGGTGCAGCGCTTCGGCCAGACGCCGGCGCAGTTCCAGCAGGACTACAACGCCCGCGCCGCGGAAGGATACCGCCTGCACCAGGTGACTCCCCTGGGCGACCGCATCTCGGCGATCTGGACCAAACCCTGACGCCAGCCGCCAACGGCAACTGGCCTCACACAGAGACGCGGAGGCAACTGAAAGAGGAGGAGGAACACGGTGAGTTCCTCTGTGCCCTTGCCGTTGCCTCCGCGTCTCTGTGTGAAAGGCCCTTCGTAGGCACGGGAATTGTCTCACGAGGCAGCGAGTGGCCTCGATGCCTCACAGGAAAAGAGATGATTCCGCGAATTCGCATGGCGTGGGTGCACGTCAGAGACAGCCTGTGGTTCCTCCCCACGCTGCTCACCCTCTTCTCGGCCGTGCTGGCGGCCGCGATCACCACCGCCGAGCGGCGCGGGCTGCTGCAGACCTCTCCGGAGAGCGCGTGGGCGTTCGGCGGCGGCGCGGAGGGCGCGCGCGGGGTCCTCAACGTGATCTCGGGGAGCCTCATCACCGTCACGGGCGTCGTCTTCTCGGTGACGATCGTGGCGCTGCAGCTCGCCAGCGTGCAGTTCACCCCGCGCGTGCTGCGCAACTTCACCGCGGACCGCGCGAACCAGGTGGTGCTGGGCGTCTTCATCGGCACCTTCACCTACACCCTGCTCGTGCTCCGCACGGTGGATTCGGGGAACACCCCGGGCGACGTGTTCGTGCCCCGCGTGGCGGTCACCGTTTCGGTCGTGCTGGTGCTGGTGAGCATCGGCTTCCTCATCTTCTTCATCAACCACGCGGCGCGCTCCATCCAGGTCGCCACCATCCTGTGGCGGGTGACGAGGGAGACGGTGGGCCACATCCGCCAGCTCTTCCCCGCCCGGCTGGCCCACGACGCCCCCGCGCCCCTCCCGCACCCGAAGCCCGCCGGCACCCCCGCGCTGGTGGGGGCGCCCCGCTCCGGCTACCTGCAGGCGGTGGACGCAAAGGGGTTGAGCCGGCTCGCCCGCGCGCGGAAGATGGTGATCCGCATGGAGCTGCAGATCGGCGACTTCACCCTCCCCGGCCAGCCGCTCGCCTCCGTGTGGCCGCCGGACGCGCTGGACGCCGCCACGGCCCGGCAGATCGTGGCGGGCTTCATCGTCGGCATGGAGCGCACGCCGGAGCAGGACGTGGAGTTCGGGATCATCGAGATCGCGGACATCGCCGTGAAGGCGCTGTCGCCCGCCATCAACGACCCCACCACCGCGCTCCGCTGCATCGACCACCTGAGCGAGATCCTGCTGGAGCTCGCCCGAAGCGCGCCCCTCTACGACAGCGCGGATGGGGAGGGCATCTTCATCGCGCGGTACACCACCTTTGAGCGCGCGGTGGGGCTGGCGTTCGACCAGATCCGCCACAACGGCGCGGAGAACCCCACCATCACCAAGAAGCTGCTGAGCACCTTTCGCGATCTGCGGGAGCTCGTCCCCGAGGCGCACCGCGCGGCGCTGGCGGAGCAAAAGGATTCGTTCGTGGAGGCCGCCCACAGCGACATCGACAACCCCGTCGACCTCGCCGCCGTGGACGAAGCCGTCGAGCGCCTCAGCGACTGAGGACGGCTGGTCTCACACAGAGCCACAGAGGAAACGGAGAGAAAAGCAGAAGGGGTTCTCCGTGGCCTTTCCGTTCCCTCTGTGTCTCTGTGTGATGCCTTTTCCTGTGGGATTGCCGTTTGCACTGATCCGGCGAGACGACGGCGCAGGGGGTCTTTCACCCGCACACGGAGCACGGCATGGTCCGGCTTTTCCCCAAGGACGACAGCTATTTCGACGAGTTGGAGACGCTGGCGGGGCACCTGACCACGGCGGCGGACCTGCTCAACCGGCTCTTCCAGGACCCCCGCGAGCCCGCCC is drawn from Longimicrobium sp. and contains these coding sequences:
- a CDS encoding FdhF/YdeP family oxidoreductase — encoded protein: MTEHSNIDPAERKELEERASVEPEQGAIRGDVPNGEQANAWESAKIGLASEGGVRREMARAGEPPATAAGEAFHGRIHAQPPAEHTGLRLGEVQKTAAGINAVRVAMKYTLNEMGAADGARMLQKLNQEGGFDCQSCAWPDPPAGERPAFAEYCENGAKVTAEENTRKLIDPDFFRRYSVAELSERSDYWLAKQGRIDRPMVLREGATHYEPIDWEEALGLVAKELRALDSPDEAAFYTSGRTANETAFLYQLFVRHFGTNNLPDCSNMCHESSGSALTDSIGIGKGTVTLDDVHHADLLISIGQNPGSCHPRMLTALQRLKRNGGKIIAINPLPETGLNHFKHPQDLKHPGRILSVLVGDGTPIAEFFVPVRIAGDVALLKGVLKEMLEEEVRRPGTVFDHDFIRTHTHGYQAFVEDLRAESWDLIIEQSGVERAQIRTVAEVVMQHERIIVAWAMGLTQQPDAVSAIQEIVNLLLLKGSIGKKGAGALPVRGHSNVQGDRTVGIWERMPDRFLDAIQREFGFDPPRHHGYDTVETIKAMHAGKVKVFFGMGGNFLSAGPDTEYTAAAMRRCRLTAHVSIKLNRGHLVTGRQALILPTIGRAERDVQLTGEQFVTAENSMGVVRTSRGVLDPASPHLKSEPTIIALLATATLGARNQVEWYSLIADYDRIRDLIERVIPGFDGYNRRLREHGELTLPNLPRDRREFSTTTGKANFTVHRIRPVELEPGQLVMMSMRSHDQFNTTIYGLDDRYRGIYNERRVVMMNPEDIRELGLNAGDVVDLTSHFRGEERVARRFIVVKYPIPRRCAATYYPETNVLVPIGSVAARSNTPTSKFVIITVAPSPQPPPPPAGAQGG
- a CDS encoding ATP-binding protein, giving the protein MTEPLDPPAVSTGDAQPRLRILVVDDDRVDRMAIRRALARAGVDAAVDEAEAVPQALALAVAGAYDCVFLDYNLPGGNGLTLLRSIRAAGVDAPVVMLTGQGDERVAVALMKAGAADYLPKDGITPERLAASLRYAVELRRAETETQAAQEELRASAERTRFLAEASRVLADSLDMDATLRAVARLAVPVLGDYCVIYLTQENGEHRGVAAAHADPEKEPLVRALERHYRPTRDHPTSYVADAIRSGEVRQVAVVPDEHLTTIARTPEELEVFRALRSQAGLFVPLAARGHVLGAIGLLRTVPGSTYTPAQVALAEDLARRAAVAIDNARLFEDAAQARAAAEEANRAKSEFLARMSHDLRTPLNAIGGYAQLVEMGVQGPVTELQREAMGRIVRAQEHLLTLINDILSFARLEAGQVQIEIAAVPLRETIEELRPLVQPLFAKRGVALELRAPDAALHVLADGERLIQVCLNLLTNAAKFTDSGGRVVLECVPADGTVALRVSDTGRGIPPERMEAIFSPFIQAGNSDAETRQGVGLGLAISRELLRLMNGTLSVESVVGEGTTFVVQLARAPEALTPPTPLTG
- a CDS encoding DUF2254 domain-containing protein; this encodes MIPRIRMAWVHVRDSLWFLPTLLTLFSAVLAAAITTAERRGLLQTSPESAWAFGGGAEGARGVLNVISGSLITVTGVVFSVTIVALQLASVQFTPRVLRNFTADRANQVVLGVFIGTFTYTLLVLRTVDSGNTPGDVFVPRVAVTVSVVLVLVSIGFLIFFINHAARSIQVATILWRVTRETVGHIRQLFPARLAHDAPAPLPHPKPAGTPALVGAPRSGYLQAVDAKGLSRLARARKMVIRMELQIGDFTLPGQPLASVWPPDALDAATARQIVAGFIVGMERTPEQDVEFGIIEIADIAVKALSPAINDPTTALRCIDHLSEILLELARSAPLYDSADGEGIFIARYTTFERAVGLAFDQIRHNGAENPTITKKLLSTFRDLRELVPEAHRAALAEQKDSFVEAAHSDIDNPVDLAAVDEAVERLSD
- a CDS encoding NAD(P)/FAD-dependent oxidoreductase; this encodes MSVPDAVVVGSGPNGLSAAIALARAGRSVVVREAADTIGGGMRTEELTLPGYLHDVCSIVHPLALSSPFFRTLPLEEHGLEWVHSPACLAHPFDDGSVAMLERSIEATGATLGPDARAWKKLLGHWTDRWLTLAEDVLGPLEFPDHPFLLARFGLTAVRPAYGLAKRAFRGDRARALFAGNAAHSMVPLTQSPTAAFGLTLAAAGHAVGWPIARGGSRSIAAALASYFRSLGGEIVTGAPVDDVDELRGVGTILLDLTPRQVLRIAGHRLPARYRGALERYQYGAGSFKMDWALSEPIPWRSPECRRAATVHLGGTLDEIAASEHAPLAGEVPEKPFVLLVQPTLFDPTRAPEGKHVAWAYCHVPFGNDVDMTEAIEAQIERFAPGFRDVVLARSVMPPSALERHNPNLVGGDISAGAMTLRQVFFRPAFRRNPYSTPVDGLFLCSASTPPGGAVHGMCGYYAARAALRRPLAAPNA
- a CDS encoding M43 family zinc metalloprotease gives rise to the protein MTRSALAIRAAALLALLATPAAVYAGRSAPVALPAAAPQYVLRMHAIKVSNDDGSQATDITPAQVQQWVQKANQVFAASSADIRIEWNPSPTGPDWEELKSTLLNHFGSSSDSPATKAANEIAAKYPGKMVVFFRRDNGGGNTGNGWSRGPQTGVNFIAMPGFAPSTVTADVTPNVADGEKSVQNIWQLVHDIGHFLNLPHTFPGSQDGGTGTMALAAAYIRDNGGEQSALDGDGIADTPAEAGTTFFKNQSWAFCSGNNTYTISGTKTSGQAFSYTYSPARNNIMSYFACEPMTFTAGQVQRMRAALQHPNRRMLIVPPCFADFTGLPAAGFQTCFNYWVHRGLWPVTLASHRVGSNTFFAASFQPGADRPVRSMMTQPEFQQAFESFRANGFRPERIHVLATPNGPRFNAIWAPIQGQFEVRLGQTQAQFAAFWTQMHNSGFVNTEVAGYFTAAGPMYAGVWVKRPTQGDATYVGMTAAEYQKRFEEMWANGMRPVRFTAYNVGAETRYGAIWEKVPGHWVQRFGQTPAQFQQDYNARAAEGYRLHQVTPLGDRISAIWTKP
- a CDS encoding response regulator, whose product is MNDKLLNILLVEDDEVDVMNIRRAFKKGNISNPLFVAGNGLEALEMLRGDELPRTRRLVLLDLNMPRMNGIEFLRELRADPDLSPTPVVVLTTSDAERDKVEAYNLHVAGYLLKPVTFSNFCETMASLNKYWALVEMP